A section of the Drosophila sechellia strain sech25 chromosome 3L, ASM438219v1, whole genome shotgun sequence genome encodes:
- the LOC6611105 gene encoding Down syndrome cell adhesion molecule-like protein Dscam2 isoform X4 produces the protein MWISSRFFVILLLLNLDNTCSEPFEAHLRGPGFVMEPPGRVEFSNSSGGWLDCSASGSPQPTVDWVHADGSAVTEIHGVRRVLRNGTLVLMPFAAAAYHQDVHNTIYRCIASNSVGRIVSRDVQVRAVVAQAYKVDVEVLSAARGCTAILRCVVPTFVKELVRVVSWVHEPAIYIYPSLQGDGKFHLLPTGELLIHNLQESDESQSFRCRSMHRLTRQVVVSSPTRLRINSHRGIISPSVVEHTAHVQVSQDEGAVLLCVAQGCPSPEYSWFTHNGAGPLPVLSGPRVRLLGPILAIEAVTGEDSGVYKCTAGNVGGEASAELRLTVATPIQVEISPNVLSVHMGGTAEFRCLVTSNGSPVGMQNILWYKDGRQLPSSGRVEDTLVVPRVSRENRGMYQCVVRRPEGDTFQATAELQLGDAPPVLLYSFIEQTLQPGPAVSLKCSAAGNPTPQISWTLDGFPLPSNGRFMIGQYITVHGDVISHVNISHVMVEDGGEYACIAENRAGRVQHAARLNIYGLPYIRLIPKVTAVSGETLNLKCPVAGYPIEEIHWERGGRELPDDIRQRVQPDGSLTISPVQKNSDSGVYTCWARNKQGHSARRSGEVTVIVPPSIEPFAFQEGLAEGMRTRTVCGVSRGDPPLKLIWLKDGDPLPDLLGANVTMLDQYSSLLSIPSLSATHSGEYTCVAKNPAAEIKYTALLQVKVPPRWIVEPVDANVERNRHIMLHCQAQGVPTPSIVWKKATGSKSGEYEEVRERPFTKLLGNGSLLLQHVKEDREGFYLCQANNGIGTGIGKVIQLKVNSSPYFSSTSRSVMVKKGDTALLQCAVSGDKPINIVWMRSGKNTLNPSTNYKISVKQEATPDGVSAELQIRTVDATDSGPYFCRASNLYGNDQQLVQLQVQEPPLPPSVLEAAMISSRSVNIKWQPKTLGTGDVTKYIVEFREADPLFVDQWQQIEVKDPPHFNAMIENLKPATRYAFRVIAEGSAGRSAPSQELIVRTEPQRPAGPPLSLSARPLSSTELLISWVAPLPELRHGDIQGYNVGYKLSSSGNTAYNFTSVSGDGDGGNGELLLSGLAKFARYTVVVQAFNQVGPGPLSEPTAAQTMEDVPSRPPEDVRCAALSSQSLQVSWQPPPIYHTNGLLQGYKLIFEPIIDDIQPSKDEVESRKTTALTMVLTGLRKYTNYSIQVLAHTRMGDGVVSKPLFCHSEEDVPEAPADIKVVSSSSQSLYISWLPPNEPNGVITKYSLYTRVVNGREELNNEKRSLPSQQAYYEAKGLHPHMEYQFWVTASTRVGEGKSSRVSSQITTNRIPARIISFGGPVVRPWRSTVTLPCTAVGKPKREWFKSDVALRQGGLHNSQLLDSGDLIISSLQLADGGNYSCQVDNGIGTDRLTHTLIVQVPPTAPVLYVTSATSSSILMHWKCGFTGNAPITGYTLFYRRANGNTDEMQLSRHASSHELKGLMCGSTYQIHLSAQNKVGTSPTSTILHVRTQGQSPGHPASTALLAPNSTSLLVRLHSWPDNGCPLLYFVLQYRAVTDDPDAEWVLVSNALKPQRRIVVNNLQPSTLYQLRMEAHNVAGISQAEFNFVTLTKDGDPPPPEIMHRGRSGQTTVIFANINLLIPTIAAVSGMFCTIIMIIVCYRHMLKNAPPLAEQSQIQKESLENRANSEAAQRERYYATIHKVSMQNNDKIPETSEDISPYATFQLSEAGGNMSQPHHGGPANTLLHSFMYHERALAEGCSSPPPAASKNRRRHSRKTEPESEESESDQDQLTSSRTESSNQHEGKIKHSIIYHGAQSSTSSDLSPMSEQKSLPRRGRSRYHHQQYQFSTNTTPRHHNSNKMNNNTTSNTNTTATNTTATPSTSSNSNKILSPRGGNLKSISSTFKSQDSIQCHIPTLVKSPSISTQQQKQFHKQQLQNSSTNNSQHSSSNPNSSSLKQQQPLLITPKLHQLEANGQELLGLDGIGNSPLVACMPPSSQFRPIPHKSIMPAHEPPHHHNHSQQSHPHQQQQHQHPGTLLNPSTAMLSSKFFTAPTLPK, from the exons ATGGCAAATTCCACTTGCTGCCCACCGGCGAGCTGCTCATCCACAATCTGCAGGAGAGCGATGAGTCGCAGTCCTTCCGCTGCCGCAGCATGCACCGCCTCACCCGCCAGGTGGTCGTCAGTTCACCCACACGACTGCGTATTAATT CGCATCGCGGCATCATTTCGCCGAGCGTGGTGGAGCACACGGCTCATGTGCAGGTGTCGCAGGACGAGGGCGCGGTGCTCCTGTGCGTCGCCCAGGGCTGTCCTTCGCCCGAATACAG CTGGTTCACCCACAATGGAGCCGGACCCCTGCCCGTGCTGAGTGGTCCTCGTGTCCGACTGCTCGGCCCCATCCTGGCCATCGAGGCTGTGACTGGCGAGGATTCCGGCGTCTACAAGTGCACGGCCGGCAATGTGGGCGGCGAGGCTAGTGCCGAGCTCCGGCTCACGGTGGCCACGCCCATCCAAGTGGAAATCTCACCGAACGTTCTCAGCGTTCACATGGGCGGCACCGCAGAGTTCCGGTGCCTGGTCACCAGCAACGGCAGTCCCGTGGGCATGCAGAACATCCTGTGGTACAAGGACGGCCGCCAGCTGCCCTCCTCCGGCCGCGTAGAGGACACCCTGGTTGTGCCACGCGTGAGTCGCGAAAACCGCGGCATGTATCAGTGCGTGGTACGACGGCCCGAGGGTGATACGTTCCAGGCCACCGCCGAGCTGCAACTGGGAG ATGCGCCGCCCGTGCTCCTCTACAGCTTTATCGAGCAGACTCTGCAGCCAGGACCAGCTGTGAGCCTCAAGTGCTCCGCTGCCGGCAATCCTACGCCGCAAATTTCATGGACACTGGACGGATTTCCGCTGCCATCAAACGGAAG ATTTATGATCGGACAATACATCACCGTGCATGGCGATGTAATTAGTCATGTTAACATAAGCCACGTCATGGTCGAGGATGGTGGCGAGTACGCCTGCATCGCGGAGAATCGAGCAGGACGAGTGCAGCATGCGGCGCGCTTGAATATTTATG GTCTTCCATACATTCGACTGATTCCGAAGGTAACTGCCGTCTCCGGCGAGACATTGAATCTGAAGTGCCCGGTGGCCGGCTATCCCATCGAGGAGATCCACTGGGAGCGCGGAGGACGGGAGCTGCCGGATGACATACGGCAACGTGTCCAGCCGGACGGCTCGCTGACCATCAGTCCCGTGCAGAAGAACTCCGATTCCGGCGTGTATACGTGCTGGGCGAGGAACAAACAGGGTCACAGTGCCCGGCGGAGTGGCGAGGTGACGGTCATAG TGCCGCCGAGCATAGAACCGTTCGCCTTCCAGGAGGGTTTGGCCGAGGGCATGCGGACGAGGACCGTCTGCGGGGTGTCCAGGGGCGATCCGCCGCTGAAGCTCATCTGGCTGAAGGACGGTGATCCGCTGCCCGACCTTTTGGGGGCCAATGTCACCATGCTAGACCAGTACAGCTCCCTGCTGAGCATTCCGTCGCTGTCGGCCACGCATTCCGGCGAGTACACGTGCGTGGCCAAGAATCCGGCGGCCGAGATCAAGTATACGGCCCTCTTGCAGGTCAAAG TGCCGCCTCGCTGGATCGTCGAGCCCGTGGACGCGAATGTGGAGCGCAATCGCCACATTATGCTGCATTGCCAGGCGCAGGGTGTTCCCACACCCAGCATAGTGTGGAAGAAGGCCACAG GCAGTAAGTCGGGAGAGTACGAGGAAGTCCGCGAGCGTCCCTTCACCAAGCTCCTGGGCAATGGTTCCCTGCTGCTGCAACACGTTAAGGAGGATCGCGAGGGCTTCTATCTGTGCCAGGCCAACAATGGCATCGGCACCGGCATCGGAAAGGTCATCCAGCTGAAAGTGAACT CCTCGCCGTACTTCTCATCCACTTCCCGGTCCGTGATGGTGAAAAAGGGCGACACGGCACTGCTCCAATGTGCCGTCAGTGGGGACAAGCCGATTAACATTGTTTGGATGCGCTCGGGCAAGAACACGCTGAATCCGTCAACCAATTACAA GATCTCGGTGAAGCAGGAGGCCACACCAGACGGAGTGTCCGCCGAGCTCCAAATCCGCACCGTGGACGCCACCGACAGCGGTCCGTACTTCTGTCGGGCCAGCAATTTGTATGGCAATGATCAGCAGCTGGTGCAGCTGCAGGTCCAGGAgccaccactgccacccaGTGTCCTGGAGGCGGCCATGATCAGCAGTCGATCGGTGAACATCAAGTGGCAGCCAAAAACCTTGGGCACTGGCGATGTGACCAAGTACATAGTGGAGTTCCGCGAGGCAGATC CTTTGTTTGTGGACCAGTGGCAGCAGATCGAGGTCAAGGATCCGCCACATTTCAATGCAATGATCGAGAACCTTAAGCCGGCGACACGTTACGCATTCCGGGTGATTGCTGAGGGATCGGCTGGTCGCAGTGCACCCAGCCAGGAGCTGATTGTTCGCACGGAACCACAGCGACCCGCAGGACCTCCTCTAAGTCTGTCCGCCAGACCTTTGTCTTCCACCGAGCTGCTTATCAGTTGGGTGGCTCCTTTGCCGGAGCTGCGACATGGGGACATTCAGGGCTACAATGTGGGCTACAAGCTGTCCAGTTCGGGAAATACGGCATACAACttcacttccgtttccggagATGGCGATGGAGGCAATGGAGAGCTACTACTGAGCGGACTGGCTAAGTTCGCGCGATATACCGTGGTGGTGCAGGCCTTCAATCAGGTGGGGCCAGGACCTCTTTCGGAACCCACCGCTGCTCAAACAATGGAAGATG TTCCAAGTCGACCACCGGAGGACGTGCGCTGTGCCGCCTTATCCTCGCAATCGCTTCAGGTGTCCTGGCAACCACCGCCAATTTACCACACCAATGGACTGCTGCAGGGATACAAGCTGATATTCGAGCCCATCATCGATGACATTCAGCCCAGCAAGGACGAAGTGGAGTCAAGGAAGACGACAGCACTCACCATGGTGCTGACAGGACTTCGCAAATACACCAACTACAGCATTCAGGTTTTGGCCCACACGCGTATGGGCGATGGAGTGGTATCGAAGCCATTGTTCTGCCACAGCGAAGAGGATGTGCCCGAGGCTCCGGCGGATATCAAAGTTGTGTCGAGCTCATCGCAATCCCTGTATATCTCTTGGTTGCCACCGAATGAACCGAACGGAGTGATCACCAAATACAGTCTGTACACCCGCGTGGTTAACGGTCGCGAGGAGCTGAACAATGAGAAACGTAGTCTGCCATCGCAGCAGGCCTATTACGAAGCCAAAGGACTGCATCCGCATATGGAGTATCAGTTCTGGGTGACGGCCAGCACTCGAGTGGGCGAGGGCAAGAGTTCGCGAGTGTCCTCACAAATCACCACGAATCGCATACCGGCAAGGATCATATCCTTCGGTGGTCCAGTGGTCAGACCTTGGCGATCCACCGTTACTCTACCCTGCACGGCTGTCGGAAAACCCAAACGGGAGTGGTTCAAATCAGATGTGGCACTGCGGCAAGGTGGACTCCATAACTCCCAGCTGCTGGACAGTGGGGATCTGATCATCTCCAGCCTGCAACTGGCGGATGGTGGCAACTACAGCTGTCAGGTGGACAATGGCATTGGAACTGATCGATTAACGCACACCCTCATTGTCCAAGTGCCACCTACAGCTCCGGTTCTTTATGTAACGAGTGCCACCTCGAGCAGCATCCTGATGCACTGGAAGTGCGGCTTCACGGGCAATGCACCCATCACCGGCTATACCTTGTTCTACCGGCGAGCCAATGGCAACACGGACGAGATGCAATTGTCGCGACATGCTTCCAGTCATGAACTCAAGGGCCTGATGTGTGGCAGCACGTACCAGATCCACCTGAGTGCCCAGAACAAGGTGGGCACCTCACCCACCAGCACCATTCTGCACGTGCGCACTCAGGGTCAATCGCCTGGTCATCCTGCCTCCACTGCCCTCTTGGCACCCAACTCGACCTCTCTGTTGGTTCGACTGCACTCTTGGCCGGACAACGGATGTCCTTTGCTCTACTTTGTCCTGCAGTACCGAGCGGTGACCGACGATCCGGATGCGGAATGGGTGCTAG TATCTAATGCCTTAAAACCGCAGCGGCGCATAGTAGTCAACAATCTGCAACCATCGACGCTCTATCAGCTCCGCATGGAGGCGCACAATGTGGCTGGAATCTCGCAGGCGGAGTTCAACTTCGTGACCCTGACCAAGGATGGAGATCCACCGCCGCCGGAAATCATGCACCGTGGACGTAGTGGTCAAACCACGGTCATATTCGCCAATATTAACCTGCTCATCCCAACTATAGCGGCCGTTTCCGGAATGTTCTGCACAATCATCATGATCATCGTTTGCTACCGACACA TGCTTAAAAATGCACCACCGCTCGCAGAGCAAAGTCAAATTCAAAAGGAATCACTCGAGAATCGAGCCAACTCCGAGGCTGCCCAGCGGGAGAGGTATTATGCCACCATACACAAGGTGTCCATGCAGAACAACGATAAGATTCCAG AAACCTCCGAGGACATCTCGCCGTATGCCACCTTCCAGCTGTCGGAGGCTGGGGGCAACATGTCACAGCCGCACCACGGCGGTCCGGCCAACACGCTGCTCCACTCGTTCATGTACCACGAGCGGGCCCTGGCCGAGGGCTGCTCGTCGCCACCACCAGCCGCG TCCAAGAACCGGAGGCGCCACTCCAGGAAGACGGAGCCGGAGAGCGAAGAGTCGGAATCGGACCAGGACCAGCTCACCTCCAGTCGCACCGAGTCCTCCAACCAGCACGAGGGCAAGATCAAGCACA GCATCATCTACCATGGAGCACAATCAAGCACCTCCTCCGATCTGTCACCAATGTCCGAACAGAAATCATTGCCCCGCCGCGGTCGCTCCAGGTATCATCATCAGCAATATCAGTTTTCCACCAATACCACACCGCGCcaccacaacagcaacaaaatgaacaacaacaccaccagcaacacGAACACCACAGCCACCAATACGACAGCCACACCATCGACATCCAGCAATTCGAACAAAATTCTATCGCCGCGGGGCGGAAATCTGAAATCCATATCGAGCACGTTCAAATCGCAAGACTCCATACAGTGCCACATACCCACATTGGTCAAGTCGCCATCGATCAGTACACAGCAGCAGAAACAGTTCCACAAGCAGCAGTTGCAGAATAGTAGTACCAATAATTCCCAGCATAGTAGCTCCAATCCGAACAGCAGTAGTttgaagcaacagcagcccCTCCTGATCACGCCCAAGCTCCATCAGCTGGAGGCCAATGGCCAGGAGCTGTTGGGGCTGGACGGGATCGGCAATAGCCCGTTGGTAGCCTGCATGCCGCCCTCCTCACAGTTCCGCCCCATACCCCACAAGTCCATAATGCCCGCGCATGAGCCACCGCACCACCACAACCACAGCCAGCAATCGCAtccccaccagcagcagcagcatcagcatccgGGCACGCTGCTCAACCCCTCGACGGCCATGCTCTCCTCCAAGTTCTTCACAGCGCCCACGCTGCCCAAATAG